The genomic stretch GTAGTTTTTGAATATGTTAGTAAAAAGATTGTCAAAATTAGATTTAATAGTATAAAAATAATATAAGTTGTTTTATCAAAAATTTGAGTGCTTTCAGCAATACCTCTTGCAAATGAGGAATCTGGGTATTGACTAATGTTGAATTCACCATAAGGATTTTTACCTTTAGGATTGTATCGGAAAACTTCCAAGTGTTCGAGTTCTAATTTATCATGTTTTAGGTAAATTCCTAGTTTGGTGGCAGAATTTAAATGATTTTCTATTAAACTAGGGTGATATTTAAATTCTAATTCATCTGATTTATAAACACCTACCACACCTACTTGTTGGTTTGAAAAAGCGGTTTCCAAATAATTTGGTTCTAAAAAAACTCTATATTTGTTAGGTATTGCAAAAAAATCGGGTTTTTTTTCATAAAGGGCACTTGAAATAATGATTTCATTAGGCTTTTGAGGTTTTTTACCCAAAATTATATCTACATTTTCTAATAAACTGTTGTTTTTAGCATCAAAATTAAGATTAGTTTCTATTTTTTCATTTATAGGATCTTCTGAAGGTCTTTGTCTTTGATCAAACTTGATTTTATTGTATAAAAAACCTTCTTTTGACAACAAATTCAACACTTTTGATTCAATATTTTTGGCTACAACATCTCTAATAAAAATGTGGCTTTTAGTACTGTTGGGATCACTCAAACCAACAATTTTTAACTTAGGTGCTATTTGATTAATTTGGTTATTGATTTTTTCATTGTTGATATTAACAAACCTATTAAAAATTGGTGATAATAAAATTTCTTCTCCAATAGGATTTTCAAGACCTAGTTGATCTGCAATTTCTTTGGAAATGATAATTTCATTGTCATTTTTTATAGTTTGTCCTTCTATTAAAAATGAATCTTTAATTCTTTTTTCAAAGAAATTGCTCTTGTCAATGAGCAAAACTGAAGATTTATCTAAAGTGTTGACAACTTCATTAGTTTTATCAGATTTAATATCAAAAGCATCTGGTAATATATCAGTTATTAAAAAAGTGTGGACAACATCTGGATTAGTATTAATTTTATCTATATCTTCTTTAGTAAAATTGCTATTTCTTAATTTTCTAATTATTAGCAAATCTTGGTTATAAAGAGTTATTGATTGTGCTAAACTTGTAGTAATTTTGTTATTAATTGTATAAAAAGTGGAGGTAGCAAAAAGGGTAAGAATAAAAGTTGAAATAATTAAAAATAACTGGAAAAATTTTCTCTTAAAATCTGATTTGACAAATTTTCTTGATATAGTTATTTTATTTCAAAAAGATGTTTTGTATTTTTGTGGCAGTTTTAAATTATTGTCATAAGTCAAATCCACAGAGTTTTGCTGTTCTAAATCTTCAACTTCTATTTCAAAATTTTGTTTAATATTAATTATTTTATTTGCAAAATTTTGTGCAAGTTGCTTGTTGTGAGTAACAACGACAATTGTTTTAAATTGCGATAATTTTTTTAATTCTTCAAAAATAAGTTGAGAATTTTTTTCATCTAAATTACCAGTGGGCTCATCTAACAAAATAAAGTCGGCATCTCTGTTGATAGCTCTTAAAATAGAAACCCTCTGTTTTTCGCCACCTGATATTATACTAGCTCTACTTTGGATGACAGAATCTTTAATATTTAAAAAATTTGCTTGTTTTTCTAAAAGCGCTCTATCAAACTGTTTGCCTATGATACCATTTGCAACTTGTATATTTTCAAAGACATTTAGGTTTTCAAAAAGATTGAAATTTTGAAAAACAACGTCTAATTTTGGCTTTTCTATAAGTTGTTTGTTGTTGTCAAAAAATTCAATTTTTCCAGAATCAAATTTGGAAAAATTGGCAATCATGTGCAAAAGTGTTGTTTTTCCTACACCAGATTTACCTACAATACATGTGAGTTTGTTGGTAGGAATTTCTAAATTCAGGTTTTGAAACAATATTCTTTTTGCTTTTTTAGAATTTAATGTTTTATTTAAATTACTAATGACTATCACTTGCCCTCAATTATTTTAGAAATAACAAAATCTTGTTTTACAAAAATTCATAAATATAATAATAAAATTTACAATTAATACTCAAAAAGTTGTTTATTTTTATTGCTAGTTTCAATTTTTTATGTATCCAAAACCACTAGCTTCTATTTCTGCAAGAATTTCTGGTTGTTTAAGTTTGTTATAAGTTGATCAGTATACTCATAAAAAATATGGAAAAACAAATATAAAAATAAATATTGAAAAACCTGGAATAATGGAAAAACCTGCTAATAGTTTTAGTGTAATTCATTTACCTTGTTTAGACATTAATGTCTTGCTGTTTTTAGCAAAAATTTCTAAATTTTTTAGTGCCATGGATGAAACAATTAATATACCAATAGCTACAATTGTAGATGCTAGTCAAAAAAGAGAAAATTTAGAAAAAATTGTACCAGCGACATAACTACTTTTATCGTTAATTGAAGCAAGAGATACTCAAATTAGTGTTCCTATTGCTAGAAATAGGCTAAAAATTACAAGAATAAAATTAATGATGGAATATGATTTGGTGTTGCTAACTAAGTTGTTCATTTTTTCTCCCTTAAATGTTTTATCTAGTTATTTTGTGTTTTTGAATTTTATATATAGAATAAATATATGTTAGTGTTGTTAAAACGAAAATAGTTATGATTATGTAATCTCCAACAATAGGTAATCAGCTAACTAAAATCCCTATTAAAAATAAGATAGTTGAAATAATTGATAGTATAAATACTATAGTAAAAGATTGCTTACTTTTATTTAATTTAGATAATTTTATTGTTAAGTATATCGAAATTGCAAACATTATTATAAATATAATTACTTTAATAATGCTTGGTAAAAAACCTACAAATGATGTTAAAATTATAAAACCATTGTAAACAAGTGCTATATCTATGATAGCAACAATAAAATTAATAATTAAAAATATGAAATTAATTATTAGTCAGTTACGTATTGAATTAATTTTTGACATTTATGACTCCTAAAATATTTGTATTTTAATAAATATTGTAACGTTTTATTTATTGATATTGTCAATTATTTGATTTGTAAATAAGTTGAAAAAAGAAGTTAATTTTCCTTGGACGACTTCCTTGCCTTTGTACACCCCAACAATCTTATTTTTATAAAACAAAGGCGAGCCTGAAGAGCCATCATTAAAATCTATATTTTCAACATAAAGTTTATCATTTATACTATTAATTTTTTTATCTTTTGTGTATAAAAATAAAGGAATTTGCTTAGGTGTAAAATCAGATTGCAAGATAGTAACAAAACCCAAACTAAATAATTTATCATGTAAATTACTATTATGATTAAGCGCTTTTAATTCAATATTAGAAAAATTTTTATTTAAAAAATTTTTAATTTTAAAAATTAAAATATCATTTTTCTTATCATTAAAAATAATCTCTACAAAGACATTGTTTAAATTAAATATTTGATCTGTAGAATATTGTCTAACAACAATATTTAAACAACCTAAAGTATTAACTCTTTTAAATGAATGAGAAGTTGTTATAAATTTGACAAAATCCCCATCTTGAATAATAGTACCATTAAATTGAGATATACTAATATTATTTTTAGATTGAATTTGAAATCCAAAGACACTTTTTGGCCAGTTCTACATTAGAAAAATTAGCGACAACATTATTGCTGCACGAGACAATAATAAAAGGTGCAACTATATTTAATGAAAAGGTAATTTTCTTTAAATAACGTAAAACAAATTTCATCTTAATATTATTATATCATTATAATAGAAATTATTAAAAATATAGTTTTGCCTTAGTTTAATTTTAAACAATTTATTTATATATAGCTCCCTATATTGTTTTAGTTTGATTAAGAATTACTAAAATTTTTAGGTTCTTTAAAAATATATTATAAAGTTATATTTGAATGAGACAATTTAAATTAATAGAGGTGTGCATGTCTCAATTAAACTTTAAACTTTTACGAGGCTCGAGTTTGATTATGAACTGATAATATTAATTTGTCTTTGATTATTTATTTCTTTCATTTTATATTAGGAATATCACAATTTTCGAATAATATATTAAATTTTAGTTGATTCATTATGTGTTTTTTGTTAAATAGATTGAAGTTAATTTATTTTGAAGCCTATCCCTTAGTAAATCACTAATCTATCAAAATCATCTATTACTAAATATTAAAATTATGACTAAATATTCTCTAGCTGGATAGTTTTATTATTGATAAAATTTTTATTTGATACTTAATAACAAAACAACAAATTTATAAAGCATTTTTAGATTTTTATACAATAGATTGTACATTAAACTATAAATTTAATAATTAGCACTTTTTATACTAACAAAAGATTTAAAAATTTATCTCTTGAATAATAGGAAGAGATACAAAATTTTAAACAATGAGAGGTAATCATTTATGAAAATAATTAAATTAGTTAAAAATCCAAAAGTTTTCTTTTATTCAATCTTACTGCTCTTGCTAGCATAACAACCGCAACATTTTTACCAGCTACTTCAAATATACAATAAAGTCAAATTCAAAAAGAAAAAGTTTTAGATCAAAACATTATATCAAACCCGGAATTGCTAAAAAATACATTAATTAAAATTGTTTTTGAAAAAAGAAC from Mesomycoplasma conjunctivae encodes the following:
- a CDS encoding trypsin-like serine protease, yielding MQSKNNISISQFNGTIIQDGDFVKFITTSHSFKRVNTLGCLNIVVRQYSTDQIFNLNNVFVEIIFNDKKNDILIFKIKNFLNKNFSNIELKALNHNSNLHDKLFSLGFVTILQSDFTPKQIPLFLYTKDKKINSINDKLYVENIDFNDGSSGSPLFYKNKIVGVYKGKEVVQGKLTSFFNLFTNQIIDNINK
- a CDS encoding ABC transporter ATP-binding protein/permease, whose translation is MIVISNLNKTLNSKKAKRILFQNLNLEIPTNKLTCIVGKSGVGKTTLLHMIANFSKFDSGKIEFFDNNKQLIEKPKLDVVFQNFNLFENLNVFENIQVANGIIGKQFDRALLEKQANFLNIKDSVIQSRASIISGGEKQRVSILRAINRDADFILLDEPTGNLDEKNSQLIFEELKKLSQFKTIVVVTHNKQLAQNFANKIINIKQNFEIEVEDLEQQNSVDLTYDNNLKLPQKYKTSFWNKITISRKFVKSDFKRKFFQLFLIISTFILTLFATSTFYTINNKITTSLAQSITLYNQDLLIIRKLRNSNFTKEDIDKINTNPDVVHTFLITDILPDAFDIKSDKTNEVVNTLDKSSVLLIDKSNFFEKRIKDSFLIEGQTIKNDNEIIISKEIADQLGLENPIGEEILLSPIFNRFVNINNEKINNQINQIAPKLKIVGLSDPNSTKSHIFIRDVVAKNIESKVLNLLSKEGFLYNKIKFDQRQRPSEDPINEKIETNLNFDAKNNSLLENVDIILGKKPQKPNEIIISSALYEKKPDFFAIPNKYRVFLEPNYLETAFSNQQVGVVGVYKSDELEFKYHPSLIENHLNSATKLGIYLKHDKLELEHLEVFRYNPKGKNPYGEFNISQYPDSSFARGIAESTQIFDKTTYIIFILLNLILTIFLLTYSKTTNNAKRKEFGILKALAASRLQTIVYNLLNIIVISLISLMLTALILLPSIKPMFNIFSPIEINIDYKVVVSALFLSWFISTTITLFFHSIITYFIYKKATSHLLK